In Leptospira ellinghausenii, the following proteins share a genomic window:
- a CDS encoding copper chaperone PCu(A)C: MKLIKTFIIISILIYSPLMAKELTVTNAYLKYTNGSNSAIYLTISNVSNKDVKLIKSISDVANRVELYDMQKTEYGKKMVPVIEIPIPKKTTITLSSQGFHIMVFGIKSPLKLKEMIPLRLVFNDGFEIEMKVPVETSSPNVTSIKNRSLTKDPIPKPSSVTEEETEEHQFTNRVENEEEDHSHHDEYGNGDHHSHKRADMVGPAGIMNPHIHEKGKWMIDYRYMGMKMWGLQSGTKGLSDLGTMYFPYTDPTVAMPTGSLITSSPIGTTIPILSQNKYNYMSVPTDMVMEMNMASVMTSISDRWMIMFMVPVVKNRMTMLSSNFDRAPMSSAGIGDVSVSIAYRLIKTDHQNFFTGMGMSLPTGSIDERDNMPMMGKQKVPYNMQLGTGTYNLLPQLSYNGQYDRFSWGVLSQANLRMGKNDNNYKFGNRYEISSWISYLLFDTMSFSLRVAKQRWLNLQGLDATLDPKMDPQNDPYRQGGMRSDWYIGINFLFTKGMLSGIRFGFEYGRPFHQNLNGPQLATRELFNVFASYSF; encoded by the coding sequence ATGAAACTTATAAAAACTTTCATCATCATATCAATTCTAATTTATTCGCCACTCATGGCAAAAGAGTTAACTGTCACCAATGCTTATTTAAAGTATACGAATGGATCAAATTCTGCAATTTATCTTACGATATCCAATGTTTCAAATAAAGATGTAAAACTAATCAAATCCATTTCTGATGTCGCAAATCGCGTTGAATTGTATGACATGCAAAAAACTGAATATGGGAAAAAGATGGTCCCAGTCATTGAAATTCCAATTCCCAAAAAAACAACTATCACGTTATCATCCCAAGGATTTCACATCATGGTATTTGGAATCAAATCTCCTCTCAAATTAAAAGAAATGATTCCTTTACGATTAGTTTTTAATGATGGTTTTGAAATTGAAATGAAAGTTCCAGTTGAAACATCTTCGCCAAATGTTACCTCAATCAAAAATCGATCTTTAACAAAAGATCCGATTCCAAAACCTTCAAGTGTCACGGAAGAGGAAACTGAGGAGCATCAATTCACGAACAGAGTTGAGAACGAAGAAGAAGACCATTCCCATCACGACGAATATGGAAATGGTGATCATCATTCTCACAAACGTGCTGATATGGTTGGACCTGCAGGAATCATGAACCCACACATCCATGAAAAAGGCAAATGGATGATCGATTATCGCTATATGGGAATGAAGATGTGGGGGTTACAATCTGGAACGAAAGGTTTATCTGATTTAGGTACAATGTATTTTCCTTATACAGATCCAACGGTAGCAATGCCAACAGGAAGTTTGATTACAAGTTCACCTATTGGAACAACGATTCCCATATTATCACAGAACAAATATAATTATATGTCTGTGCCAACAGATATGGTGATGGAAATGAATATGGCAAGTGTTATGACATCTATCTCAGACAGATGGATGATTATGTTCATGGTGCCCGTTGTCAAAAATCGAATGACGATGTTATCAAGTAATTTTGATCGCGCTCCCATGAGTTCAGCAGGTATCGGTGACGTTAGTGTGAGTATCGCCTACAGGCTTATCAAAACAGACCATCAAAACTTTTTTACAGGAATGGGGATGTCTTTACCCACCGGATCTATTGATGAACGAGATAATATGCCAATGATGGGAAAACAAAAAGTTCCTTACAATATGCAACTAGGAACAGGAACTTACAATCTATTGCCACAACTTTCCTACAACGGACAATATGACCGATTTTCTTGGGGAGTTTTATCACAGGCAAATTTGCGTATGGGAAAAAATGATAACAATTACAAGTTCGGAAATCGTTATGAAATCTCAAGTTGGATTTCCTATCTACTATTTGATACGATGTCTTTTTCCCTTCGAGTGGCAAAACAAAGATGGCTCAATTTACAAGGGTTAGATGCTACACTTGATCCCAAAATGGATCCTCAAAACGATCCATATAGACAAGGTGGCATGAGGAGTGATTGGTATATTGGAATCAATTTCCTTTTCACCAAAGGAATGTTATCTGGCATTCGATTTGGATTCGAATACGGAAGGCCATTCCATCAAAACTTAAATGGGCCACAATTGGCAACTCGAGAACTGTTCAATGTGTTTGCTTCCTATAGTTTTTAA
- a CDS encoding phytanoyl-CoA dioxygenase family protein, with amino-acid sequence METNSELKLEIKENGYFLLKDFFPKDTIEQIKGILDKANGEWRKHNSNPNAINSAYLTSSKFLPNEKERNHLFQFITSKEILEICKILFPSDFYFLNTQIFFNPVNFDKRPYWHRDLQYLGIPEEEQKKRILKDSVWHFRIPLEEDPGIWIVPGSHIRWDTEEERNIRLELGNHQNDEQIQNAILIPHDPGDLFVFSAHLLHKGEYGKNRFSFDILFTNFPESKDMVEKWNHFPNWELSSLTPAQRKMFIKK; translated from the coding sequence TTGGAAACAAACTCGGAATTAAAATTAGAAATAAAAGAAAATGGTTACTTTCTCTTAAAGGATTTTTTTCCAAAAGATACTATAGAGCAAATCAAAGGTATCCTTGATAAGGCTAATGGTGAATGGAGGAAACATAATTCCAATCCCAATGCGATTAATAGTGCTTACCTTACATCATCAAAATTTTTACCGAATGAAAAAGAGAGAAACCACCTGTTTCAATTTATCACATCGAAGGAAATTTTAGAAATATGTAAGATTCTATTCCCTTCCGATTTTTATTTTCTAAATACACAGATTTTTTTTAATCCAGTCAATTTTGACAAACGCCCTTATTGGCATCGTGATCTTCAATACTTAGGGATCCCAGAGGAAGAACAAAAAAAAAGAATCCTAAAAGATTCCGTTTGGCACTTTCGCATTCCATTAGAAGAAGATCCTGGAATTTGGATTGTCCCAGGCTCTCACATTCGATGGGATACAGAAGAAGAAAGAAACATTCGATTAGAACTCGGAAATCATCAAAATGATGAACAAATCCAAAATGCAATTCTCATCCCTCATGATCCAGGCGATCTATTCGTTTTTTCTGCTCATCTATTACACAAAGGTGAATATGGGAAAAATCGATTTTCGTTTGATATCCTTTTTACGAATTTTCCTGAATCAAAAGATATGGTAGAGAAATGGAATCACTTTCCCAACTGGGAATTAAGTTCCTTAACACCAGCACAAAGAAAGATGTTTATAAAGAAGTAA
- a CDS encoding DinB family protein, which yields MKDFVLRNNEYHLWATNLLYQSIEKLSDDEYRKDLGLFFKSIHGTLNHLLVVERVWFSRLSGEVYVPKSLAEELETNRDNLKEQLQIHIEKWNVWIQNFDESNWQNAFHYKTMRGFEAELLYCDVVQHNMNHRTHHRGQITAAITHLGGVAPEIDYVYYLQSLGK from the coding sequence ATGAAAGATTTTGTCCTTCGGAACAATGAATACCATCTTTGGGCTACAAATCTTCTCTACCAATCCATCGAGAAGTTATCCGATGATGAATACAGAAAAGATCTTGGTTTGTTCTTTAAGTCAATCCATGGAACACTCAATCACTTGTTAGTTGTTGAAAGAGTCTGGTTCTCAAGACTCTCTGGTGAAGTTTATGTTCCAAAATCTCTCGCTGAAGAATTGGAAACAAATAGAGACAATTTAAAGGAACAACTCCAAATTCACATTGAAAAATGGAATGTTTGGATTCAAAATTTTGACGAATCAAACTGGCAAAATGCCTTTCATTACAAAACCATGCGAGGATTTGAAGCGGAACTATTGTATTGTGATGTTGTTCAACATAATATGAATCATAGAACCCACCATCGAGGACAAATCACAGCTGCCATCACTCATTTAGGTGGTGTCGCTCCAGAAATAGATTATGTTTATTATTTACAATCATTAGGAAAATGA
- a CDS encoding GNAT family N-acetyltransferase, with amino-acid sequence MPSQETPNPVTIRNAKPEDNNHIVPLIHSSGPLAWNFVFQEGNLTAFDFLNSAYPKRGNTISYTNHFVAEKEGQVVGSILQYTQPSFLALTSGTALQIILLYKWKAPKVMARGLKTETVIQPPKSKCLYLGHIAVLESHRNQGIAKQLIEFMIHKNPGYKTIALDVSAENPSAIGLYQKLGFVIQETRHPKGWEGKIPSHHYMEKEV; translated from the coding sequence ATGCCTTCCCAAGAGACTCCAAATCCAGTTACCATCCGCAATGCTAAACCAGAAGATAACAATCATATCGTCCCTCTCATCCATTCCTCTGGACCACTTGCATGGAATTTTGTATTCCAAGAAGGTAACCTAACTGCATTTGATTTTTTAAATTCCGCTTATCCAAAAAGAGGAAACACCATCTCGTATACAAATCACTTTGTCGCTGAAAAAGAGGGGCAAGTGGTTGGATCCATCTTACAATACACACAACCAAGTTTTTTAGCTTTAACGTCTGGAACTGCACTTCAAATTATTTTATTGTACAAATGGAAAGCACCAAAGGTAATGGCACGTGGTTTAAAAACAGAAACAGTCATCCAACCACCTAAATCAAAATGTTTGTATTTAGGTCATATCGCTGTTTTAGAATCACATCGAAACCAAGGGATCGCAAAACAACTCATCGAGTTTATGATCCACAAAAATCCTGGATACAAAACAATCGCTTTAGATGTTTCTGCAGAAAATCCTTCCGCGATTGGCCTCTATCAAAAATTAGGATTTGTCATCCAAGAAACCAGGCATCCAAAAGGTTGGGAAGGTAAGATTCCATCTCATCATTATATGGAAAAAGAAGTGTGA
- a CDS encoding ABC transporter ATP-binding protein produces the protein MITVNNLSISYGANSFAVKDVNFSVESRNIVSIIGPNGSGKSSLIKGILGLVRPNKGSIQFNGKEENSYTIGYMPQTPRFPTNIKVNELISFFKKLESVDESRFDKLFNLLDLKHHEEKKIGNLSGGTKQKISILQCFSIQKDLYVIDEPTASLDPYISHLLKNLLIEQKKQGSLVLFSTHILSELQELADRFLLLSEGSILIDDTPKNFLEKNNKVTMDEALMHFWNEEYKTKV, from the coding sequence ATGATAACAGTGAATAATTTATCTATCAGTTACGGAGCTAATTCATTTGCAGTGAAAGATGTAAACTTTTCCGTAGAATCTAGAAACATTGTATCCATCATTGGTCCAAATGGTTCTGGAAAAAGTTCTCTCATAAAAGGTATACTTGGACTCGTCCGTCCGAATAAAGGTTCCATACAATTTAATGGGAAAGAAGAAAATTCGTATACAATCGGTTATATGCCACAAACTCCTCGATTCCCAACGAATATCAAAGTGAATGAACTCATTTCATTTTTTAAGAAATTAGAATCAGTTGATGAATCGAGATTTGACAAATTATTCAATTTACTTGATTTAAAACACCATGAAGAGAAAAAAATCGGAAACCTCTCAGGTGGAACCAAACAAAAAATCAGTATCTTACAATGTTTTTCAATACAAAAAGACTTATATGTGATTGATGAACCAACTGCAAGTCTGGATCCGTACATTTCACATTTATTAAAAAATCTTTTGATCGAACAAAAAAAACAAGGATCACTTGTATTATTTTCCACCCATATTCTATCCGAATTACAAGAATTAGCAGATCGATTTCTATTATTATCTGAGGGATCGATATTAATTGATGATACACCTAAAAATTTCCTAGAAAAAAACAACAAAGTGACAATGGACGAAGCTTTGATGCATTTCTGGAATGAGGAATACAAAACAAAAGTATGA
- the nosZ gene encoding Sec-dependent nitrous-oxide reductase codes for MLKKSNIIVVTLGIALFAFLPNCKKGAATATLASDAASRVYVAPGEKDEVYAFLSGGFSGQMSVYGIPSARLFKIIPVFSVFPENGYGFDEETKDMLKTTHGYVPWDDSHHVEASMTDGKQDGRWMFLNANNTPRLARIDLKSFETKEILEIPNTAGNHASPFATENTEYLMAATRFSVPVPQSNVSIDSFSKGGFKGTVTMVKVDKNTGRLSIELQVLVPGFDYDLSHCGKKKSHDWCFFSSYNSEQAHKMLEVGASKKDKDFILAFNWVRAKECKDQGKTYNFGGEYVNNFKEENKPAVSTKLSGVKMLNPKDCPGMMYYMPTPKSPHGTDVDSTGEYIVGGGKLASVIPVHSFSKMIEVKDKKEHHSTEIEGIPVLKYESTLAGEVQKPCLGPLHTEFDGQGYAYTSCFVSSEVVKWKLGTWEVVQHLPAYYSVGHLSIVGGSSTEPYGKYLIAMNKITKDRYLPVGMELPQSAQLYDISSGKAELLSDFPTVGEPHYSQMIPAKLIMDKTAKLFPLEENKHPYATKSENDARIVKLGNTTHIYMTAIRSHFKPDIIEARTGETLYFHVTNLEQDYDIPHGFAIGGAPNMTNLLIMPGETRTFKWVALKPGIYPFYCTDFCSALHQEMQQYIRVSP; via the coding sequence ATGTTAAAAAAATCAAACATAATTGTTGTTACACTAGGAATTGCCCTTTTTGCTTTTTTACCAAATTGTAAAAAGGGAGCTGCAACAGCCACATTAGCTTCTGATGCAGCATCTAGAGTGTATGTAGCTCCAGGAGAAAAGGATGAAGTATATGCCTTTTTATCTGGTGGATTTAGTGGCCAGATGTCTGTGTATGGAATTCCATCAGCTAGACTTTTCAAAATCATTCCCGTGTTCTCTGTATTTCCAGAAAATGGTTACGGTTTTGACGAAGAAACCAAAGACATGTTAAAAACAACTCATGGATATGTTCCTTGGGATGATAGCCATCACGTTGAAGCTTCGATGACAGATGGAAAACAAGATGGACGTTGGATGTTCTTAAATGCAAACAACACTCCAAGACTTGCAAGGATTGATCTAAAGTCTTTTGAAACAAAAGAAATTTTGGAAATTCCTAACACTGCTGGTAACCATGCGTCACCTTTTGCAACTGAGAACACAGAATACTTAATGGCAGCAACACGGTTTTCTGTTCCTGTTCCACAAAGTAATGTTTCTATAGATAGTTTTTCCAAAGGTGGGTTCAAAGGAACTGTCACTATGGTCAAAGTAGACAAAAACACAGGAAGACTATCAATCGAATTGCAAGTGTTAGTTCCTGGTTTCGATTATGACCTTTCCCATTGTGGAAAAAAGAAATCTCATGACTGGTGTTTTTTCAGTAGTTATAACTCTGAACAAGCACATAAAATGTTAGAAGTTGGTGCTTCTAAAAAAGATAAAGATTTTATCTTAGCGTTCAACTGGGTTCGTGCAAAAGAATGTAAAGACCAAGGTAAAACTTACAACTTTGGTGGTGAATACGTTAACAACTTTAAAGAAGAAAACAAACCTGCCGTCTCAACAAAGTTAAGTGGAGTCAAGATGTTGAATCCTAAGGATTGTCCTGGTATGATGTACTACATGCCAACTCCAAAAAGCCCACATGGAACCGATGTTGACTCAACTGGAGAATACATTGTTGGTGGAGGTAAATTGGCTTCTGTAATTCCAGTTCACTCATTCAGTAAAATGATTGAAGTGAAAGATAAAAAAGAACATCACTCAACTGAAATTGAAGGAATTCCAGTTCTTAAGTATGAATCAACACTTGCTGGTGAAGTACAAAAACCATGTCTTGGTCCGCTCCATACAGAATTTGATGGCCAAGGTTATGCATACACTTCTTGTTTTGTGAGTTCGGAAGTTGTGAAATGGAAACTCGGAACATGGGAAGTAGTCCAACACTTACCAGCTTATTACAGCGTTGGTCACTTATCAATCGTTGGTGGAAGTTCAACTGAACCTTATGGTAAATATCTAATTGCGATGAACAAAATCACAAAAGATCGATATTTACCAGTTGGTATGGAGTTACCACAAAGTGCGCAACTTTATGATATCTCTTCTGGAAAAGCAGAGTTACTTTCAGATTTTCCAACAGTAGGTGAACCACATTATTCTCAAATGATTCCAGCAAAACTCATCATGGATAAAACGGCTAAGTTATTTCCATTGGAAGAGAACAAACACCCTTATGCGACAAAAAGTGAAAATGATGCAAGGATTGTAAAACTAGGTAACACTACTCACATTTACATGACTGCCATCAGATCTCACTTCAAACCAGATATCATTGAAGCAAGGACTGGAGAAACATTGTATTTCCATGTTACTAACTTGGAACAAGACTATGATATCCCTCATGGTTTCGCAATCGGTGGAGCACCTAACATGACTAACTTACTAATCATGCCAGGTGAAACTAGAACATTCAAATGGGTAGCTCTTAAACCTGGAATTTATCCTTTCTATTGCACTGATTTTTGTTCTGCTCTACACCAAGAGATGCAACAATACATCCGTGTAAGTCCGTGA
- a CDS encoding ABC transporter permease subunit encodes MKEILLFEIKENIRSKWIFIYSGLLAFVMLVLSFFGDQNGIRLLVSTMNLTLIVIPLYSITFSGMTFLESMPFSEVLLSKSVTRKSLFFGKFFGITTSLSIGLLLGLGIPGFFLFLSDAKFLFLFLELLIFGIFLTNIFVALAFLTSSFIRRGEIVLTISLLVWLYFFIFFDAIVFMFSLYLGDYPIEIPSLIIILLNPIDLVRIFILLQTSAAALLGFSGAILLKTLGMAGVLSIAILFLSFWVSIPLFISYLRFQKRNF; translated from the coding sequence ATGAAAGAAATATTACTTTTCGAAATCAAAGAGAACATCCGAAGCAAATGGATATTTATTTATTCCGGACTCTTAGCCTTTGTAATGTTAGTATTGAGTTTTTTTGGCGACCAAAATGGCATCAGATTACTTGTGAGCACGATGAACTTAACTCTTATTGTGATTCCACTGTATTCCATTACCTTCTCTGGAATGACATTCTTAGAATCGATGCCATTTTCCGAAGTGTTACTGTCAAAATCTGTGACACGTAAGTCCTTATTCTTTGGAAAATTTTTTGGAATTACAACTTCCTTATCCATCGGTCTTTTACTTGGACTCGGAATCCCTGGTTTCTTTTTATTTCTGAGTGATGCGAAATTTCTTTTTTTATTTTTGGAACTATTGATTTTTGGAATCTTTTTAACTAACATTTTTGTAGCACTTGCTTTTTTAACCTCGTCATTTATCAGAAGAGGTGAAATCGTACTCACCATTTCTTTGTTAGTCTGGCTTTATTTCTTTATCTTCTTTGATGCTATCGTGTTTATGTTCAGTTTGTATCTTGGAGACTATCCAATTGAAATTCCATCACTCATCATCATCTTACTAAACCCAATTGATTTAGTCAGAATTTTCATCTTATTGCAAACCAGTGCGGCAGCCTTACTTGGTTTTTCTGGAGCTATTTTACTCAAAACTTTAGGAATGGCAGGAGTTCTTTCGATCGCCATATTATTCCTTTCATTCTGGGTGAGTATTCCTCTCTTTATCTCTTATTTAAGGTTTCAAAAAAGAAATTTTTAG
- the chrA gene encoding chromate efflux transporter — protein MKLLQIFFTALKLGCTSFGGPIAHLSYFHDEYVTKKKWISAHAYADLVALCQFLPGPASSQVGMAIGLSRGGLLGAILSWIGFTLPSFLILVLFGLGLGTIDVSNHKHWLHGLKVVAVAVVAQAILGMGKKLCPDKERLTIAITTSVILLFFSSALLQISLLIFSGLFGVYFLKLNETLPHEPVHTGKKLIGFLFLSLFFIFLFLFPLLRNVSNTTEVQYLDSFYRAGALVFGGGHVVLPLLQAEVVPTGWVSNDLFMAGYGLSNAIPGPLFAFSSYLGAVSLVSPNGWYGAIICLVAAFLPSFLLIVGALPFWEQLRKNLWIRKVMLGINASVVGILLAAFYNPVWTSAVYSPKDFALVVVGFLLLEFWKLPSWLVVIATVAVSFIVY, from the coding sequence ATGAAACTATTACAAATTTTTTTCACTGCGCTCAAACTCGGATGTACTTCGTTTGGTGGTCCCATTGCCCATTTAAGTTACTTCCATGATGAATACGTGACCAAAAAAAAATGGATCAGTGCGCATGCATATGCTGACTTAGTAGCCTTATGCCAATTTTTACCAGGACCTGCCAGTAGCCAAGTGGGCATGGCAATCGGACTTTCTCGTGGTGGACTTTTGGGTGCTATCCTTTCCTGGATTGGATTTACGTTACCTTCCTTTTTGATACTTGTATTATTCGGTCTAGGTTTAGGGACAATCGATGTTTCAAACCATAAACACTGGTTACATGGTCTAAAAGTAGTTGCTGTTGCTGTAGTAGCGCAAGCAATCCTAGGAATGGGAAAAAAACTTTGTCCTGATAAAGAGAGATTAACAATTGCTATTACAACAAGCGTCATACTGTTATTCTTTAGCTCAGCACTATTACAAATCTCACTTCTTATTTTCTCTGGCCTGTTTGGAGTTTATTTTCTCAAATTAAATGAAACATTACCACACGAACCGGTCCACACTGGCAAAAAGTTGATAGGCTTCCTATTTTTATCACTCTTTTTTATTTTTCTATTCCTATTTCCCCTATTACGAAATGTTTCAAATACAACAGAGGTTCAGTATCTAGATAGCTTTTATCGCGCTGGAGCACTTGTGTTTGGCGGAGGACATGTTGTACTCCCTTTATTACAAGCGGAAGTTGTCCCAACTGGATGGGTGAGTAATGATTTATTTATGGCAGGGTATGGGTTATCAAATGCGATCCCTGGACCACTATTTGCTTTTAGTAGTTATTTAGGAGCCGTGTCCTTAGTATCACCCAATGGATGGTATGGAGCTATCATTTGTTTGGTGGCAGCATTCCTTCCTTCATTTTTACTCATTGTGGGAGCTTTACCCTTTTGGGAACAATTGAGAAAAAATTTATGGATCCGAAAGGTTATGTTAGGAATCAATGCATCCGTTGTGGGAATCTTACTGGCAGCCTTTTACAATCCAGTATGGACAAGCGCAGTGTATTCTCCAAAAGACTTTGCCCTTGTGGTTGTGGGGTTTTTACTTTTGGAGTTTTGGAAATTACCATCCTGGTTAGTGGTCATCGCTACAGTCGCAGTTAGTTTTATTGTTTACTGA
- a CDS encoding LIC_11090 family protein: MLVLVPFLGKILFLESGLFAQSLYQLSMVCHCNHNSESEVHHASGSTPKTRMTCHLKKTSSVHTCTCSKKKMATKIIQSQSMNPSYVNSIKFQNRILFDLLPIKTSISQNLPLGYSHLPDKPPRLLT, from the coding sequence ATGTTAGTCTTGGTTCCATTTTTAGGAAAAATCCTTTTTTTGGAATCAGGACTTTTCGCACAATCATTGTACCAATTGTCAATGGTTTGTCATTGTAACCATAACTCTGAGTCGGAAGTACACCATGCTTCAGGATCCACTCCTAAAACAAGAATGACCTGTCATTTGAAAAAAACTTCCAGCGTTCATACGTGCACGTGCTCGAAGAAAAAAATGGCCACAAAAATCATTCAATCCCAATCAATGAATCCGAGTTATGTGAATTCTATCAAATTTCAAAACCGCATTTTATTCGATTTACTTCCTATCAAAACTTCCATCTCTCAAAACTTACCTCTCGGTTATAGCCACCTTCCAGACAAACCACCTAGACTATTGACTTAG
- a CDS encoding PadR family transcriptional regulator translates to MRINEFFSSFIKIHILHHCLKEEIYGVWMMEELREHGYKISPGSLYPLLKHLEEKGLIRSRIEQLGKVKRKFYRITPKGKKELTSAKIKLKELIGEILS, encoded by the coding sequence ATGCGAATCAATGAATTTTTTTCCAGTTTTATCAAAATTCATATTTTACACCACTGTTTAAAGGAAGAAATTTACGGTGTTTGGATGATGGAAGAATTGCGAGAACATGGTTATAAAATTAGTCCCGGTTCTTTGTATCCACTTTTAAAACACTTAGAAGAAAAAGGACTCATTCGTTCTCGCATTGAACAATTGGGTAAGGTAAAACGTAAGTTCTATCGTATCACACCAAAAGGTAAAAAAGAACTTACTTCTGCAAAAATAAAACTCAAAGAATTGATTGGTGAAATTCTTAGTTAA
- a CDS encoding nitrous oxide reductase family maturation protein NosD: protein MTQYLFKINGYDLFSSKIPNQLKSIFAILTIFFIHLFPTSIIGKNITVCKTCQISSLKQAIQIASEGDTIQIKKGLYKEGFIPIAKSISISGEPGVIIDGLKEKHVFGIYHDFVKIQNLKIIGSGISDLAEYAGVYAEKVKHCYFENLELEDNVYGFYLSESSECLILNSSSIGNAENEVLGGNGIHLWSSHNNQIIGNHLQKHRDGIYLEFSEHLKIENNESKENIRYGMHFMFSSENHFTNNIFKNNSAGVAVMYSKRILMEKNQFIENWGESSNGILLKDITESVLSENLFQGNTIAIFADGITKIEFLKNNFIDNGWGIKILGNTDHNKIQDNNFIQNVFDISTNTKSTTNVFLNNYWDHYEGYDLNLDQYGDVPHKTIHFFGYWIAVYPFLMILYESPVVLFLQGIEKAFPIVTPIEFEDKQPRMKVRI, encoded by the coding sequence ATGACGCAATACCTTTTCAAAATTAATGGGTATGACTTATTCTCAAGTAAGATACCAAACCAATTGAAATCCATTTTTGCGATTCTAACAATCTTTTTCATTCATTTATTTCCAACTTCCATCATTGGAAAAAATATCACAGTTTGCAAAACTTGCCAAATATCCTCTCTCAAACAAGCAATTCAAATTGCGAGTGAAGGAGATACAATCCAAATCAAAAAAGGTCTTTACAAGGAAGGATTCATTCCCATCGCAAAATCAATTTCCATAAGTGGTGAACCAGGTGTCATCATTGATGGTTTAAAAGAAAAACATGTGTTTGGTATTTATCATGATTTTGTTAAAATTCAAAATTTAAAGATAATTGGAAGTGGAATCTCAGATTTAGCTGAATATGCAGGTGTGTATGCAGAAAAAGTAAAACATTGTTATTTCGAAAATTTGGAATTAGAAGACAATGTGTATGGTTTTTACCTTTCTGAATCATCTGAGTGTCTCATTCTAAATAGTTCTTCTATTGGAAATGCAGAAAACGAAGTTTTGGGAGGAAATGGAATTCATTTGTGGTCATCTCACAACAATCAAATTATTGGAAATCACTTACAAAAACATAGAGATGGAATTTATCTAGAATTTTCTGAACATCTAAAAATTGAGAACAATGAATCAAAAGAAAATATCAGATATGGAATGCATTTTATGTTCTCCAGTGAAAATCATTTTACTAATAATATTTTCAAAAACAATTCCGCTGGTGTTGCAGTGATGTATAGCAAAAGAATTCTAATGGAAAAAAACCAATTTATCGAGAATTGGGGTGAAAGTTCGAATGGAATTTTGTTGAAAGATATAACAGAAAGTGTATTATCAGAAAATTTATTCCAAGGTAATACGATTGCAATATTTGCAGATGGCATTACAAAAATAGAATTCCTAAAAAACAATTTCATCGATAACGGATGGGGAATCAAAATTTTAGGCAATACTGATCATAACAAAATTCAAGATAATAATTTCATTCAAAATGTTTTTGATATTAGTACGAATACAAAATCAACAACCAATGTATTTCTAAATAACTATTGGGATCACTATGAAGGATATGATTTAAATTTAGACCAATATGGAGATGTTCCTCATAAAACAATACACTTCTTTGGTTATTGGATTGCCGTTTATCCTTTTCTCATGATTCTGTATGAATCACCTGTTGTCTTATTCTTGCAAGGGATCGAAAAAGCATTTCCCATTGTAACACCTATTGAGTTTGAAGACAAACAACCAAGAATGAAGGTTAGAATATGA
- a CDS encoding nitrous oxide reductase accessory protein NosL, with protein MWFNHQKLIFFVLTVVLCNCGEVKPESLTVGEKKCDHCSMSIVDMRFHTQVITYKGKRYHFDAIECADQFINQKQIKPKHIYVSNYLQSNEFLPKETAIIIQTNKIRSPMGGGLAAFKSHDDAIPFQN; from the coding sequence ATGTGGTTTAATCATCAGAAACTCATTTTTTTCGTACTCACAGTTGTTCTATGCAACTGTGGGGAGGTAAAACCAGAATCTCTCACTGTAGGAGAAAAAAAATGTGACCATTGTTCCATGTCCATCGTTGATATGAGATTTCATACACAAGTCATCACTTATAAAGGCAAACGATATCATTTTGATGCAATAGAATGTGCAGATCAATTTATAAACCAAAAACAAATTAAACCAAAACATATATATGTTTCAAATTATTTACAATCAAACGAATTTTTACCGAAAGAAACCGCAATCATCATCCAAACCAATAAAATTCGATCTCCCATGGGCGGGGGATTAGCCGCTTTTAAATCTCATGATGACGCAATACCTTTTCAAAATTAA